The proteins below are encoded in one region of Myxocyprinus asiaticus isolate MX2 ecotype Aquarium Trade chromosome 13, UBuf_Myxa_2, whole genome shotgun sequence:
- the LOC127450016 gene encoding interleukin-12 receptor subunit beta-2-like isoform X1, translated as MGWDNVNLYLLILLHMWICSQASLVVDVNCWWNQALPVVENVAVVCNTSAQGSTDRCELCQLYIIMHEQTHYLPSACANTIKTIHIPVASEHLVNIDCKLVCQDNKDEPCRVTGRGGYPPFPPSRPDCSIEDLEEGDIHCSWERSNEPMIPTIYILHWQDCDENVNSRESDSENGVIKRAEYMKNTDIGVWVTAKNLLGSAQSEVSVFNTGYITRPDAPYITNHTSQPLEIFWEMDCEMLSFSDIKCQVQYHALEDKDWTEVDDYQVTFLLEEPQPFTEYKFRVRCHCGEEEVMSHWSTVYSVRTPPAAPTGQLDVWTDCAPNSNTSSCNVFWKEMPPSQAKGEVNYYVVTLKLDNGKENKLVTRQRRDTDSQHPDENGCHQLRHFPLQPGVKGVFVSANTSMGMSDPTFMAFPVMAQTTPEVNLSVMGENHKLFVTWSEPSQFSESLLEYVVQHMSVELPHTPCLNWVKVNRTQRSVTLTGEFRNYTAYNVSLFAVINNHSTFLKSAIAYTLQGVPPEVPQFHVKNISHSSVTLMWIPIPVHESNGVILQYSVGLNETKKVLTKSKISGVNVSSDRTSVQLLELQPAQQYHAWVSAVTSTGEGVRSITTFSTTDEPGYVTPVLLAIIILLPLFILILLFAFVFLLWTLSPTWCFPKIPDPLNSKSFKHANFQHVWPGYCSTSESSLKISELEILENLAPTTPTHPSETELVDEEPHQKQRDGIQRLESEKSKSGSVSEHGGWTKDYSEVVDTDEEEEGGDGEEEKDEDWVEQNCVSDYERHFMPS; from the exons ATGGGATGGGACAATGTGAACTTATATTTGCTTATACTTCTACACATGTGGATATGCTCTCAAG CCTCATTGGTAGTGGATGTAAACTGTTGGTGGAATCAAGCTCTTCCTGTGGTGGAAAATGTGGCTGTTGTGTGCAACACCAGTGCACAGGGAAGCACAGATCGTTGTGAACTCTGCCAGCTTTATATTATCATGCACGAACAGACACATTACTTACCCAGTGCCTGTGCCAACACCATAAAAACTATTCACATTCCTGTTGCATCAGAACATCTCGTAAATATTGACTGCAAGCTTGTGTGCCAGGACAATAAAGATGAACCTTGCCGTGTCACTGGAAGAGGAGGCT ATCCCCCATTTCCCCCATCCCGGCCCGACTGTTCTATAGAAGACTTGGAGGAAGGAGACATTCATTGCTCTTGGGAAAGATCCAATGAGCCAATGATTCCAACTATTTACATCCTACACTGGCAAGATTGTGATGA gAATGTTAACTCCAGAGAGAGTGATAGTGAGAATGGAGTCATAAAACGAGCAGAGTATATGAAAAACACTGACATTGGAGTGTGGGTCACTGCAAAAAACCTGCTGGGTTCTGCACAGTCTGAAGTGTCTGTGTTCAACACAGGATATATCA CACGGCCAGACGCCCCCTACATTACTAACCACACCTCGCAGCCACTGGAGATCTTTTGGGAGATGGACTGTGAAATGTTGAGTTTCTCTGACATTAAGTGTCAAGTGCAGTACCATGCGCTCGAAGACAAGGATTGGACTGAG GTGGATGATTATCAAGTCACGTTTCTTTTGGAGGAACCGCAGCCATTCACAGAGTACAAGTTTCGTGTTCGCTGCCACTGTGGAGAGGAGGAAGTTATGAGTCACTGGAGTACAGTGTATTCAGTCAGAACTCCCCCTGCAG CACCGACTGGACAGCTGGATGTTTGGACTGACTGTGCCCCTAATTCAAACACATCTTCCTGTAATGTCTTCTGGAAG GAGATGCCCCCATCTCAGGCAAAAGGGGAGGTTAATTACTATGTAGTGACGCTGAAGCTCGATAATGGTAAGGAGAACAAGCTGGTTACCAGGCAACGGAGAGACACAGATAGTCAGCATCCCGATGAAAACGGCTGCCATCAGCTCAGACATTTCCCACTGCAGCCGGGTGTTAAGGGAGTTTTTGTGTCAGCCAATACTTCAATGGGGATGTCTGACCCCACGTTTATGGCGTTTCCTGTCATGG CTCAGACGACACCAGAGGTGAATCTGAGTGTAATGGGAGAGAACCACAAGCTGTTTGTCACATGGTCAGAACCTTCTCAATTCTCTGAGAGCCTTCTGGAGTATGTGGTACAGCACATGTCTGTAGAACTACCTCACACTCCCTGCCTGAACTGGGTCAAAGTAAACAGAACCCAGAGATCTGTCACACTCACAG GTGAATTTAGGAACTATACTGCATATAATGTATCACTGTTTGCCGTCATCAATAACCACAGCACTTTCCTCAAGTCTGCAATTGCATACACACTTCAAGGAG TACCCCCTGAAGTCCCACAGTTCCATGTGAAGAACATCTCTCATTCATCTGTCACTCTGATGTGGATTCCCATTCCTGTGCATGAGAGTAATGGTGTCATCCTCCAGTACTCAGTGGGACTCAATGAGACAA aaaaagtattaacaaaatcaaaaatttCAG GAGTTAATGTGAGCAGTGACAGAACCAGTGTGCAGCTGTTAGAACTGCAGCCAGCTCAGCAGTACCATGCCTGGGTCAGCGCTGTGACCTCCACTGGTGAGGGAGTGAGAAGCATCACCACTTTCTCCACCACTGATGAACCTG GTTATGTTACCCCAGTGCTGTTGGCTATTATCATACTCCTACCATTGTTTATCCTGATACTActctttgcttttgttttcct GTTATGGACACTTTCACCCACATGGTGTTTTCCAAAGATTCCAGACCCTTTAAACAGTAAATCGTTTAAACATGCAAACTTTCAG CATGTGTGGCCTGGCTACTGTTCTACCTCAGAATCATCTCTAAAGATCTCTGAGCTGGAGATCCTGGAGAACCTTGCTCCCACCACACCTACCCATCCCTCAGAGACTGAATTAGTGGATGAGGAGccccatcagaagcagagagatggAATACAGCGCCTGGAGTCTGAGAAGTCAAAGAGTGGAAGCGTTTCAGAGCATGGCGGTTGGACAAAGGACTACAGTGAAGTTGTTGACactgatgaggaggaggagggtggtGATGGTGAAGAAGAAAAGGATGAGGATTGGGTGGAGCAAAACTGTGTCTCGGACTATGAGAGGCATTTTATGCCGTCTTGA
- the LOC127450016 gene encoding interleukin-12 receptor subunit beta-2-like isoform X2, with amino-acid sequence MGWDNVNLYLLILLHMWICSQASLVVDVNCWWNQALPVVENVAVVCNTSAQGSTDRCELCQLYIIMHEQTHYLPSACANTIKTIHIPVASEHLVNIDCKLVCQDNKDEPCRVTGRGGYPPFPPSRPDCSIEDLEEGDIHCSWERSNEPMIPTIYILHWQDCDENVNSRESDSENGVIKRAEYMKNTDIGVWVTAKNLLGSAQSEVSVFNTGYITRPDAPYITNHTSQPLEIFWEMDCEMLSFSDIKCQVQYHALEDKDWTEVDDYQVTFLLEEPQPFTEYKFRVRCHCGEEEVMSHWSTVYSVRTPPAAPTGQLDVWTDCAPNSNTSSCNVFWKEMPPSQAKGEVNYYVVTLKLDNGKENKLVTRQRRDTDSQHPDENGCHQLRHFPLQPGVKGVFVSANTSMGMSDPTFMAFPVMAQTTPEVNLSVMGENHKLFVTWSEPSQFSESLLEYVVQHMSVELPHTPCLNWVKVNRTQRSVTLTGEFRNYTAYNVSLFAVINNHSTFLKSAIAYTLQGVPPEVPQFHVKNISHSSVTLMWIPIPVHESNGVILQYSVGLNETRVNVSSDRTSVQLLELQPAQQYHAWVSAVTSTGEGVRSITTFSTTDEPGYVTPVLLAIIILLPLFILILLFAFVFLLWTLSPTWCFPKIPDPLNSKSFKHANFQHVWPGYCSTSESSLKISELEILENLAPTTPTHPSETELVDEEPHQKQRDGIQRLESEKSKSGSVSEHGGWTKDYSEVVDTDEEEEGGDGEEEKDEDWVEQNCVSDYERHFMPS; translated from the exons ATGGGATGGGACAATGTGAACTTATATTTGCTTATACTTCTACACATGTGGATATGCTCTCAAG CCTCATTGGTAGTGGATGTAAACTGTTGGTGGAATCAAGCTCTTCCTGTGGTGGAAAATGTGGCTGTTGTGTGCAACACCAGTGCACAGGGAAGCACAGATCGTTGTGAACTCTGCCAGCTTTATATTATCATGCACGAACAGACACATTACTTACCCAGTGCCTGTGCCAACACCATAAAAACTATTCACATTCCTGTTGCATCAGAACATCTCGTAAATATTGACTGCAAGCTTGTGTGCCAGGACAATAAAGATGAACCTTGCCGTGTCACTGGAAGAGGAGGCT ATCCCCCATTTCCCCCATCCCGGCCCGACTGTTCTATAGAAGACTTGGAGGAAGGAGACATTCATTGCTCTTGGGAAAGATCCAATGAGCCAATGATTCCAACTATTTACATCCTACACTGGCAAGATTGTGATGA gAATGTTAACTCCAGAGAGAGTGATAGTGAGAATGGAGTCATAAAACGAGCAGAGTATATGAAAAACACTGACATTGGAGTGTGGGTCACTGCAAAAAACCTGCTGGGTTCTGCACAGTCTGAAGTGTCTGTGTTCAACACAGGATATATCA CACGGCCAGACGCCCCCTACATTACTAACCACACCTCGCAGCCACTGGAGATCTTTTGGGAGATGGACTGTGAAATGTTGAGTTTCTCTGACATTAAGTGTCAAGTGCAGTACCATGCGCTCGAAGACAAGGATTGGACTGAG GTGGATGATTATCAAGTCACGTTTCTTTTGGAGGAACCGCAGCCATTCACAGAGTACAAGTTTCGTGTTCGCTGCCACTGTGGAGAGGAGGAAGTTATGAGTCACTGGAGTACAGTGTATTCAGTCAGAACTCCCCCTGCAG CACCGACTGGACAGCTGGATGTTTGGACTGACTGTGCCCCTAATTCAAACACATCTTCCTGTAATGTCTTCTGGAAG GAGATGCCCCCATCTCAGGCAAAAGGGGAGGTTAATTACTATGTAGTGACGCTGAAGCTCGATAATGGTAAGGAGAACAAGCTGGTTACCAGGCAACGGAGAGACACAGATAGTCAGCATCCCGATGAAAACGGCTGCCATCAGCTCAGACATTTCCCACTGCAGCCGGGTGTTAAGGGAGTTTTTGTGTCAGCCAATACTTCAATGGGGATGTCTGACCCCACGTTTATGGCGTTTCCTGTCATGG CTCAGACGACACCAGAGGTGAATCTGAGTGTAATGGGAGAGAACCACAAGCTGTTTGTCACATGGTCAGAACCTTCTCAATTCTCTGAGAGCCTTCTGGAGTATGTGGTACAGCACATGTCTGTAGAACTACCTCACACTCCCTGCCTGAACTGGGTCAAAGTAAACAGAACCCAGAGATCTGTCACACTCACAG GTGAATTTAGGAACTATACTGCATATAATGTATCACTGTTTGCCGTCATCAATAACCACAGCACTTTCCTCAAGTCTGCAATTGCATACACACTTCAAGGAG TACCCCCTGAAGTCCCACAGTTCCATGTGAAGAACATCTCTCATTCATCTGTCACTCTGATGTGGATTCCCATTCCTGTGCATGAGAGTAATGGTGTCATCCTCCAGTACTCAGTGGGACTCAATGAGACAA GAGTTAATGTGAGCAGTGACAGAACCAGTGTGCAGCTGTTAGAACTGCAGCCAGCTCAGCAGTACCATGCCTGGGTCAGCGCTGTGACCTCCACTGGTGAGGGAGTGAGAAGCATCACCACTTTCTCCACCACTGATGAACCTG GTTATGTTACCCCAGTGCTGTTGGCTATTATCATACTCCTACCATTGTTTATCCTGATACTActctttgcttttgttttcct GTTATGGACACTTTCACCCACATGGTGTTTTCCAAAGATTCCAGACCCTTTAAACAGTAAATCGTTTAAACATGCAAACTTTCAG CATGTGTGGCCTGGCTACTGTTCTACCTCAGAATCATCTCTAAAGATCTCTGAGCTGGAGATCCTGGAGAACCTTGCTCCCACCACACCTACCCATCCCTCAGAGACTGAATTAGTGGATGAGGAGccccatcagaagcagagagatggAATACAGCGCCTGGAGTCTGAGAAGTCAAAGAGTGGAAGCGTTTCAGAGCATGGCGGTTGGACAAAGGACTACAGTGAAGTTGTTGACactgatgaggaggaggagggtggtGATGGTGAAGAAGAAAAGGATGAGGATTGGGTGGAGCAAAACTGTGTCTCGGACTATGAGAGGCATTTTATGCCGTCTTGA
- the rln3a gene encoding relaxin-3a encodes MMWKTTALAVCLLLAGVESLNNPSYGVKLCGREFIRAVIFTCGGSRWKRSLTNTDEILDLFNSDDNNAAESWMLHTGSSSSQHTSDPKALSVVQSEQEGIEFSRPARSLISQEVLEALRTVDRKGRDVVVGLSNACCKWGCSKGEISSLC; translated from the exons ATGATGTGGAAAACCACAGCACTTGCAGTGTGTCTGCTGCTGGCTGGAGTAGAGTCATTGAACAACCCTTCGTATGGAGTGAAATTATGCGGCCGGGAGTTCATCCGCGCTGTCATCTTCACCTGTGGAGGCTCTCGGTGGAAACGCTCCTTAACAAACACAG ATGAAATACTGGACTTATTCAACTCAGATGACAATAATGCTGCAGAGAGCTGGATGCTGCATACTGGTTCCTCATCCTCTCAGCATACCTCTGACCCTAAAGCTCTGTCGGTGGTACAAAGTGAACAAGAAGGCATTGAGTTCAGCAGACCTGCACGCTCACTCATTTCACAGGAAGTGCTTGAAGCGTTGCGTACCGTTGACAGGAAGGGACGAGATGTAGTGGTGGGACTGTCCAACGCCTGCTGCAAGTGGGGTTGCAGCAAAGGAGAGATCAGCTCCCTTTGTTGA